Proteins encoded by one window of Arachis ipaensis cultivar K30076 chromosome B04, Araip1.1, whole genome shotgun sequence:
- the LOC107637592 gene encoding boron transporter 1-like, which yields MEETFVPFRGIKNDLQGRFMCYKQDWIGGLNAGFRILAPTTYIFFASAIPVISFGEQLERDTDGVLTAVQTLASTALCGLIHSILGGQPLLILGVAEPTVIMYTFMFNFAKSRPDLGSSLFLAWSAWVCLWTAVFLFLLAILGACSIINRFTRIAGELFGLLIAMLFMQEAIRGLINEFNVPERANPASAEFQPSWRFGNGMFALVLSFGLLLTALRSRKARSWRYGSGWLRSFIADYGVPLMVLLWTAVSYIPAGSVPKGIPRRLSSPNPWSPGAYENWTVIKDMLDVPIMYIIGAFIPATMIAVLYYFDHSVASQLAQQKEFNLRKPPSFHYDLLLLGFMVILCGLIGIPPSNGVIPQSPMHTKSLATLKHQILRNQLVTTARSCITKKSSMGQLYESIKEAYQQMQTPLVHQESSRGLKELKESTIQLTSSMESMNAAIDESVFDVEKEIEDILPIEVKEQRVSNLLQSLMVGGCIAAMPFLKTIPTSVLCGYFAFMAIENLPGNQFWERILLIFTAPSKRYKVLEESHTTYIETVPFTRIAAFTIFQTVYLIVCFGITWIPIAGVLFPLMIMLLVPVRQYILPKFFKTAHLQDLDAAEYEEVPATPFNQATEGDLGKTASFPNDGEILDGLITRSRGEIRCVCSPKTRSSTPPTRELANFQRSSSLPDRVYSPRIRELRGNQ from the exons ATGGAAGAGACATTTGTTCCATTTCGTGGAATAAAGAATGATCTTCAAGGAAGATTCATGTGTTACAAGCAAGATTGGATTGGTGGTCTCAATGCTGGTTTCAG GATATTAGCCCCCACTACATACATATTTTTTGCTTCAGCAATTCCAGTCATCTCATTTGGAGAACAATTGGAAAGAGATACAG ATGGAGTGCTTACTGCAGTTCAAACGTTAGCATCTACTGCATTGTGTGGACTCATACATTCTATTCTAGGAGGCCAGCCTCTGTTGATTCTCGGAGTCGCGGAACCAACTGTGATTATGTATACATTCATGTTCAATTTCGCTAAAAGTAGACCGGATTTGGGTTCTTCGCTCTTTCTGGCATGGAGTGCATG GGTATGCTTGTGGACAGCAGTTTTCTTGTTCCTGTTGGCTATCTTGGGAGCCTGCTCCATCATCAACAGGTTTACGCGCATAGCCGGGGAACTGTTCGGCCTTCTTATCGCAATGCTCTTCATGCAAGAGGCTATTAGG GGACTCATAAATGAGTTTAATGTACCTGAAAGAGCAAATCCAGCATCAGCTGAGTTTCAACCCTCATGGAGATTTGGAAATGGCATGTTTGCTCTGGTTCTGTCCTTTGGCCTACTGCTTACAGCATTGAGAAGCCGAAAAGCAAGGTCTTGGCGGTATGGTTCAG GATGGTTAAGGAGCTTTATAGCAGATTATGGTGTCCCATTGATGGTTCTGTTATGGACTGCTGTTTCTTATATACCAGCTGGTAGTGTTCCAAAAGGAATACCTAGGCGTCTCTCAAGTCCGAATCCATGGTCCCCGGGTGCATATGAGAACTGGACTGTCATAAAG GATATGCTGGATGTGCcaattatgtatatcattggAGCATTTATTCCTGCAACAATGATTGCTGTGCTTTATTATTTTGATCATAGTGTGGCATCTCAGCTTGCTCAGCAGAAAGAATTCAATCTAAGAAAGCCACCTTCTTTCCATTATGATTTACTTCTTTTGGGATTCATG GTTATATTATGTGGTCTAATTGGAATTCCCCCATCAAATGGTGTGATTCCACAATCTCCAATGCATACCAAAAGCTTAGCTACACTAAAGCACCAG ATACTTAGAAACCAGCTTGTCACCACGGCTCGAAGTTGTATAACAAAGAAGTCAAGCATGGGACAACTATATGAAAGCATAAAAGAAGCTTACCAGCAGATGCAAACCCCTCTAGTTCACCAGGAGTCTTCTCGA GGGTTAAAAGAGTTGAAAGAGTCGACGATTCAATTGACATCAAGCATGGAGAGTATGAATGCTGCAATTGATGAGTCAGTATTTGATGTCGAAAAGGAAATCGAAGACATCTTGCCTATCGAGGTCAAAGAACAAAGAGTGAGCAACTTACTCCAATCTTTGATGGTAGGAGGATGTATAGCAGCAATGCCATTCCTGAAAACGATTCCAACTTCTGTACTCTGTGGTTATTTTGCATTCATGGCCATCGAGAACTTACCCGGGAACCAGTTCTGGGAACGCATTTTGCTAATTTTCACTGCTCCGAGCAAGAGATACAA agttTTGGAGGAGAGCCACACAACTTACATTGAAACAGTACCTTTCACAAGAATTGCAGCATTCACGATCTTCCAGACTGTGTACTTGATTGTTTGTTTTGGTATCACATGGATTCCAATTGCTGGGGTTCTGTTCCCTCTTATGATCATGCTTCTTGTTCCTGTAAGACAATACATTCTGCCCAAGTTTTTCAAAACTGCGCACCTCCAAGATTTAGATGCTGCAGAATATGAAGAAGTACCCGCCACACCGTTCAACCAAGCCACG GAGGGAGACTTGGGCAAGACAGCTTCCTTCCCAAATGATGGAGAGATTCTAGATGGTCTAATTACTCGAAGCCGGGGTGAGATAAGGTGCGTTTGCAGCCCAAAGACAAGGAGCTCCACCCCACCAACACGAGAGTTGGCAAATTTTCAGAGAAGTTCGAGCTTGCCAGATAGAGTATACAGCCCTCGGATAAGAGAATTAAGAGGAAATCAGTAA
- the LOC107638887 gene encoding uncharacterized protein LOC107638887: MPSLQTALPPELANNAIRLYRECLRRAKYIGHRQHNTQLLVDMVRQQFKQNMHETDPEKIQQLKDNAARGLINHILYESEQLSGRKFSKSPKAV, encoded by the exons ATGCCGTCTCTTCAAACAGCACTGCCTCCTGAGCTGGCCAACAATGCCATTAGG CTTTACCGTGAATGCCTACGAAGAGCTAAGTATATTGGCCATCGG CAACATAACACACAGCTTCTTGTTGATATGGTGAGACAACAGTTTAAGCAAAACATGCACGAGACAGATCCTGAAAAGATTCAGCAGTTAAAGGATAA TGCAGCAAGGGGACTTATCAACCACATACTATATGAGTCAGAGCAATTATCTGGTCGTAAATTTAGCAAGAGTCCTAAAGCAGTTTAG